Proteins from a genomic interval of Rhodothermus marinus:
- a CDS encoding DUF7009 family protein, which produces MKLRLTERDVRLRLEAEDLETLRRTGRVELVTPFDAQTAFTCTLRIDAQTAVPVAHLDGAHLTVRLPIEEARRWLDSDQIGIEARQAAGPNRTLKLLIEKDIGCQHKPQARPSDVAAER; this is translated from the coding sequence ATGAAGCTACGCCTGACCGAACGCGACGTGCGCCTTCGCCTGGAGGCCGAAGATCTGGAAACGCTGCGCCGGACGGGTCGGGTTGAACTCGTCACGCCGTTCGACGCGCAGACGGCCTTCACCTGCACGCTCCGCATCGATGCGCAGACGGCCGTGCCGGTCGCGCACCTGGACGGCGCGCACCTGACCGTACGGCTTCCCATCGAGGAAGCCCGGCGCTGGCTCGACAGCGACCAGATCGGCATCGAAGCGCGCCAGGCGGCCGGTCCGAACCGAACGCTCAAGCTGCTGATCGAGAAGGACATCGGCTGTCAGCACAAACCGCAGGCCCGGCCGTCCGATGTCGCCGCCGAACGCTGA
- a CDS encoding glycoside hydrolase family 88/105 protein, translating to MRWYGRILGIGLGCLLGLIAQAQPPDVRPWSVRMAESVMRQKPLLSERWHYEVGVMLRAFEELWLRTGESRYFEYIRANIDRFVTPEGTIRTYEKEEYNLDQINTGKLLFLLYEQTGEERYRRAIDTLRDQLRHHPRTSEGGFWHKKIYPYQLWLDGIYMMGPFLVRYGVTFGDAKAIDETAREILLVARYLRDPRTGLYYHGWDEKRQQIWADSITGRSANFWGRGMGWYAMALVDVLDWLPADHPDRPAIIRILEDLAEAVARVQDPVTGLWYQVLDQPAYPGNYLEASASSMFVYALAKGVRKGYLPAKYLEVARRGYRGLVKQLVSVDPDGTVHLHQICAVAGLGGPRQRDGSIAYYLSEPIVSDDPKGVGPFILASLEIEAFEGGALH from the coding sequence ATGCGCTGGTACGGACGAATTCTGGGAATCGGACTGGGTTGTCTGCTGGGACTGATCGCGCAGGCGCAGCCGCCCGACGTGCGGCCGTGGTCGGTCCGCATGGCCGAGTCCGTCATGCGCCAGAAGCCGCTACTCTCCGAGCGCTGGCACTACGAAGTGGGCGTCATGCTGCGCGCTTTCGAGGAACTCTGGCTCAGGACAGGTGAATCGCGCTATTTCGAGTACATCCGGGCCAACATCGACCGGTTTGTCACGCCGGAGGGCACCATTCGCACCTACGAGAAGGAGGAGTACAACCTGGATCAGATCAACACCGGGAAACTGCTGTTTCTGCTCTACGAGCAGACCGGAGAAGAACGATATCGCCGGGCCATCGATACACTGCGCGATCAGCTCCGGCACCATCCGCGCACCAGCGAGGGCGGCTTCTGGCACAAAAAAATCTATCCCTACCAGCTCTGGCTCGACGGCATCTACATGATGGGGCCGTTTCTGGTGCGCTACGGCGTGACGTTCGGCGACGCGAAAGCCATCGACGAAACCGCCCGTGAAATTCTGCTGGTCGCCCGCTACCTGCGCGACCCGCGCACCGGTCTTTACTACCACGGCTGGGATGAAAAACGCCAGCAGATCTGGGCCGACTCCATCACGGGCCGTTCGGCCAACTTCTGGGGCCGTGGCATGGGCTGGTATGCCATGGCGCTGGTGGACGTGCTGGACTGGCTCCCCGCAGATCATCCCGATCGTCCGGCGATCATCCGGATCCTGGAGGATCTGGCCGAAGCCGTGGCGCGCGTGCAGGATCCGGTCACGGGTCTCTGGTACCAGGTGCTCGATCAGCCCGCCTATCCGGGCAACTACCTGGAGGCGTCCGCTTCGAGCATGTTCGTGTACGCGCTGGCCAAAGGAGTACGCAAAGGATACCTGCCGGCGAAATACCTGGAGGTGGCCCGGCGTGGCTATCGGGGGCTTGTAAAGCAGCTGGTTTCGGTGGATCCCGATGGGACGGTACACCTGCATCAGATCTGCGCGGTGGCCGGACTGGGCGGGCCGCGACAGCGGGACGGTTCGATTGCGTACTACCTGAGCGAGCCGATCGTCAGCGACGATCCGAAGGGCGTCGGTCCGTTCATTCTGGCCAGCCTGGAGATCGAAGCTTTTGAGGGGGGCGCCCTGCACTGA
- a CDS encoding T9SS type A sorting domain-containing protein: MRTATSAWIGLLVLLLFGAANSRAQELIVEPFNVSGQYLNEVIAGDTTATGERNDPNRVYVLRRNGVYLVNDDIIVRGFDLRLMTEEGEGEKAIIYPVVNTQTGTFAADPIIRMEGNVWIKDVVLVGYVDADPNEVVNIGSTIIRTTSPGYDLILDGVVMSNTRGQHIRTEAAARVIRITNTIFANMGDLGRSNFGAGKAIDLRDTSVDTLFIQNCTFVNFQDRIIRHRSSTAPINNLIFDHNTILNGMSYHGTLALGWVGKSVRITNNLFLDSFVLGADTSDASRQAEFDEHGELYPNGKPRMIWIFSVPNDTTQWVVSNNYWAVSDSVEAFYEKYGDGAGDDGNPDNGTDGDNDIIGPGAPLSYHINSRLGADSVNAFIELEDLQVANRPYISKMLRMAEWYRTQTGRTKSTTSFVRALHDFDRKPVTYFMREFDASYPTDSPAYTGAAKGFPAGDLNWFPDKKAEWELTTIERQPGNLPVTAFRLHQNYPNPFTRETRITYTLPEPATVTLRVFNLLGQEVARLADGVRQAAGVYTATWDGMDLLGRKAAPGVYFYRLEAGGTVLTRKMLLLPAN; encoded by the coding sequence ATGAGGACCGCTACGAGTGCATGGATCGGGCTGCTTGTCCTGTTATTGTTCGGCGCGGCGAACAGCAGGGCGCAGGAACTGATCGTCGAGCCCTTCAACGTGTCGGGGCAGTATCTGAACGAGGTGATCGCTGGCGACACGACGGCCACCGGGGAGCGGAACGACCCCAACCGGGTGTACGTGCTGCGGCGCAACGGCGTTTACCTGGTCAACGACGACATCATCGTTCGTGGATTTGACCTACGCCTGATGACGGAAGAAGGCGAGGGCGAAAAAGCCATCATCTATCCGGTGGTGAATACCCAGACCGGTACGTTTGCGGCGGACCCGATCATTCGCATGGAGGGCAACGTCTGGATCAAAGACGTGGTGCTGGTGGGCTATGTGGACGCCGATCCCAACGAGGTGGTCAACATCGGGAGTACGATCATCCGCACCACTTCGCCGGGATATGATCTGATCCTAGACGGGGTCGTCATGTCCAACACGCGGGGACAGCACATCCGCACCGAGGCGGCCGCGCGTGTGATCCGCATTACCAACACGATTTTCGCCAACATGGGCGATCTGGGACGCTCGAACTTCGGGGCCGGCAAGGCCATCGACCTGCGGGATACGTCGGTCGATACGTTGTTCATCCAAAACTGCACGTTCGTGAACTTCCAGGACCGCATCATTCGCCACCGGTCCAGCACGGCGCCCATCAACAACCTGATTTTCGACCACAACACGATCCTCAACGGCATGTCGTATCACGGCACGCTGGCCCTGGGATGGGTGGGCAAGAGCGTGCGGATTACGAACAACCTGTTTCTGGATTCCTTCGTGCTGGGGGCCGACACGAGCGACGCCAGCCGTCAGGCCGAGTTCGACGAGCACGGCGAGCTGTACCCCAACGGCAAGCCGCGGATGATCTGGATCTTCTCGGTGCCCAACGATACGACCCAGTGGGTCGTGTCGAACAACTACTGGGCCGTGTCGGACTCGGTGGAGGCTTTCTATGAAAAGTACGGCGATGGGGCAGGCGACGACGGCAACCCCGACAACGGCACCGACGGCGACAACGACATCATCGGGCCGGGCGCGCCGCTTTCCTACCACATCAACAGCCGCCTGGGAGCCGACTCGGTCAATGCGTTCATCGAACTGGAGGATCTGCAAGTCGCCAACCGGCCCTACATCAGCAAGATGCTGCGTATGGCCGAGTGGTACCGGACGCAGACCGGCCGCACCAAGTCCACCACGAGCTTTGTGCGCGCATTGCACGACTTCGATCGGAAGCCGGTGACGTACTTCATGCGTGAGTTCGACGCTTCGTATCCCACCGATTCGCCCGCGTACACCGGCGCGGCCAAGGGCTTCCCGGCCGGCGACCTGAACTGGTTCCCGGACAAAAAAGCCGAGTGGGAACTGACAACCATCGAACGCCAGCCCGGCAACCTGCCGGTGACGGCCTTCCGGCTGCATCAGAACTACCCGAACCCGTTCACGCGGGAAACCCGCATCACGTACACGCTGCCCGAGCCGGCCACCGTCACGCTGCGCGTGTTCAACCTGCTGGGGCAGGAGGTGGCCCGTCTGGCCGATGGCGTCCGGCAGGCCGCCGGAGTTTACACGGCTACCTGGGATGGCATGGACCTGCTGGGCCGGAAGGCGGCCCCCGGCGTCTACTTCTACCGCCTGGAAGCCGGGGGCACGGTGCTGACGCGCAAGATGTTGCTGCTTCCGGCCAACTGA
- a CDS encoding TonB-dependent receptor translates to MKNWWLALSLTLGALTAVPAALAQGTVYGVVTDSLTGEALPGANVYLVGTGKGSATDLEGRYRITGIAPGTYTLRVSYLSYQTRELPLRIQDGETIVLNIALVPESIGGEEIVIVGQVEGQVAAINQQLNANTIVNVVSEEKIQELPDANAAEALGRLPGVAVQRSGGEANKIVLRGLSDRFTTITVDGVRLAATDADARGLDLSTISQSSLAGIELYKALTPDKDADAIAGSVNLVTRKAPEQRLVRFDVRGAYNQLNQTWGQYDLSARYGERFWRKRLGVQLIGSLERRDRSREYYDLSYDMGLAGGTDYEISDIELNFRNEIRTRQGVSLLLDLDTPDGGTIRFNNVFNATQRSFIDYYRNYPTEGSEMFYGARDREQNIYTFTSALRGEQYLRGWQLNWGASYARSQSHDPFDFDISFTEPSATDPQGNPIAGMGRIPPEELKGPPESIISHALNNFERAYFYTAFYREEENREGETTLYLDLARDYALGGGVAGQFKLGGKFRSKTRFRERSELLAPYYNEAFPRYVQTADGQVVPKDFTGTPFEQLQMVGDRLLVTNFLGANPEDRDLFDRFRLYPMIDRDLLRTWWDLNRDGFSDQAGTNPEFERNLEADAYFYDLTERVSAAYVMNTLHFGPRVSLIAGVRVERENNDYLTRYTPDDLSGFPVPKGTYRDTSSTFSETIWLPNVHLTLRPTDFLTVRLAAYKALARPDYNQRLPSFVARKAGTFYPGNSLFVGNPDLKAAQAWNYEVNVALYDGRFGLFSVSAFYKDIKNMYHQINGAFFDAASADSLFDRLGINVTSPFQNEGFALTYPYNSSKPTRVWGVEIEHQANFLFLPGVLRNLVLTYNLSFIRSETYIPGTQTEEYCEEILPGICVPKLRYRFVERKHKLERQPDFLSNVAIGYDYRGFSARLSMFHQGEFNTRFSPNGRDDRVVKSFTRWDLALRQQIRPNLYVLLNVNNLTNVEEGTLVLNRVQGWRLPNDREIYGTTVDFGLRLVL, encoded by the coding sequence ATGAAAAACTGGTGGCTTGCACTGAGTCTGACCCTGGGAGCGCTGACGGCCGTTCCGGCTGCACTGGCGCAGGGTACGGTCTATGGCGTGGTGACCGATTCGCTGACGGGCGAGGCGTTGCCGGGAGCCAACGTGTATCTGGTGGGCACGGGCAAAGGGAGTGCGACCGATCTGGAAGGACGCTATCGCATCACGGGCATTGCACCCGGCACCTACACGCTGCGCGTTTCCTATCTGAGCTATCAGACGCGCGAATTGCCCCTGCGCATTCAGGACGGGGAGACGATCGTGCTGAACATTGCCCTGGTGCCCGAGTCGATCGGTGGAGAGGAGATCGTGATTGTCGGACAGGTCGAAGGCCAGGTGGCCGCCATCAACCAGCAGCTCAACGCGAACACGATCGTCAACGTGGTCTCGGAGGAAAAAATTCAGGAACTGCCGGACGCCAACGCGGCGGAAGCGCTTGGGCGGCTGCCCGGGGTGGCCGTGCAGCGTTCCGGCGGCGAGGCCAACAAGATCGTACTGCGTGGGCTGAGCGATCGCTTCACGACGATTACGGTCGATGGTGTGCGGTTGGCTGCGACCGACGCGGACGCCCGGGGCCTCGATCTGAGCACGATCTCGCAGAGCTCGCTGGCCGGCATTGAGCTGTACAAGGCGTTGACCCCCGACAAGGACGCCGACGCGATTGCCGGTAGCGTCAACCTGGTCACCAGGAAAGCGCCCGAGCAGCGGCTCGTTCGCTTCGATGTGCGGGGCGCTTACAATCAGCTGAACCAGACCTGGGGGCAGTACGATCTGAGCGCCCGCTACGGAGAGCGCTTCTGGCGCAAGCGGCTGGGCGTGCAGCTCATCGGCAGCCTGGAGCGGCGCGATCGGAGCCGCGAGTACTACGATCTCTCCTACGATATGGGGCTGGCCGGCGGTACGGACTACGAAATCTCCGACATCGAGCTGAACTTCCGTAACGAAATCCGCACGCGCCAGGGCGTCAGCCTGTTGCTGGACCTGGACACGCCGGATGGTGGGACGATTCGTTTCAACAACGTCTTCAACGCCACCCAGCGCAGCTTCATCGACTACTATCGCAACTATCCCACCGAGGGCTCCGAGATGTTCTATGGCGCCCGGGATCGCGAGCAGAACATCTACACGTTCACCAGTGCGCTGCGGGGCGAACAGTACCTGAGGGGATGGCAGCTTAACTGGGGGGCTTCCTATGCCCGGTCGCAATCGCACGATCCGTTCGACTTCGATATCAGCTTCACGGAGCCTTCGGCCACCGATCCCCAGGGCAATCCGATCGCCGGCATGGGGCGCATCCCGCCCGAAGAGCTGAAAGGTCCGCCGGAAAGCATTATTTCCCATGCGTTGAACAACTTCGAACGGGCCTACTTCTACACGGCGTTCTATCGGGAGGAGGAAAATCGCGAAGGGGAGACCACGCTGTACCTGGATCTGGCGCGGGACTACGCGCTGGGCGGGGGAGTGGCCGGACAGTTCAAGCTGGGCGGAAAGTTTCGGAGCAAGACGCGCTTTCGGGAGCGCAGTGAGCTGCTGGCGCCCTATTACAACGAAGCGTTTCCGCGCTACGTCCAGACGGCCGATGGGCAGGTCGTACCCAAGGACTTTACAGGCACCCCCTTCGAGCAGCTTCAGATGGTGGGCGACCGGCTGCTGGTGACGAACTTTCTGGGGGCCAATCCGGAGGACCGCGACCTGTTCGACCGCTTCCGGCTCTATCCGATGATCGATCGGGATCTGCTCCGCACCTGGTGGGATCTGAACCGAGACGGTTTTTCGGATCAGGCCGGGACGAACCCGGAGTTCGAGCGCAATCTGGAAGCCGACGCTTATTTCTATGACCTGACCGAGCGGGTCTCGGCGGCCTATGTGATGAACACGTTGCATTTCGGGCCGCGCGTTTCGCTCATTGCCGGGGTGCGCGTCGAGCGCGAAAACAACGACTACCTCACGCGCTACACGCCGGATGACCTGTCCGGCTTTCCGGTACCCAAAGGGACCTATCGAGACACCAGCAGCACGTTTTCGGAGACCATCTGGCTGCCGAACGTACACCTGACGCTGCGGCCCACCGATTTTCTCACGGTGCGGTTGGCCGCCTACAAAGCGCTGGCGCGTCCCGACTACAACCAGCGTCTGCCCAGCTTCGTGGCGCGCAAGGCCGGCACGTTCTATCCCGGCAACTCGCTTTTCGTAGGCAATCCGGATCTGAAGGCAGCGCAGGCCTGGAATTACGAGGTGAACGTGGCGCTTTACGACGGCCGTTTCGGGCTGTTTTCGGTGTCGGCCTTCTACAAGGACATCAAAAACATGTACCACCAGATCAACGGCGCGTTTTTCGACGCCGCTTCGGCCGACTCGCTGTTCGACAGGCTGGGAATCAACGTGACCAGTCCCTTCCAGAACGAAGGGTTCGCCCTGACCTATCCGTACAATTCCTCGAAGCCGACGCGGGTCTGGGGCGTGGAAATCGAGCATCAGGCCAACTTTCTGTTCCTGCCGGGGGTGCTTCGCAACCTGGTGCTGACCTACAACCTGTCGTTCATCCGGTCGGAGACCTACATCCCGGGCACGCAGACCGAGGAGTACTGCGAGGAGATTCTACCGGGCATCTGCGTGCCCAAGCTGCGCTATCGTTTTGTTGAGCGCAAGCACAAGCTGGAGCGCCAGCCGGACTTCCTCAGCAACGTGGCGATCGGCTACGACTATCGGGGCTTTTCGGCGCGGCTTTCCATGTTCCACCAGGGCGAATTCAACACGCGCTTTTCGCCCAATGGCCGCGACGATCGGGTGGTCAAGAGCTTCACACGCTGGGACCTGGCGCTCCGCCAGCAGATTCGGCCCAACCTGTACGTCCTGCTCAATGTGAACAACCTGACGAACGTCGAGGAGGGCACCCTTGTGCTGAACCGGGTGCAGGGCTGGCGGCTGCCCAACGATCGGGAAATCTACGGGACCACCGTGGACTTCGGCCTGCGGCTGGTACTCTGA
- a CDS encoding pectinesterase family protein, which translates to MRWCRILLLGLLPLLGGAVETPEAVRVRVENPSDVARPDELVELAWAPLAERLPALTPEQVRVRDEASGRSVLHQVVDNDGDGRPDVLLFLVSLWPREARTYRVEAAAPETTFAARAFAYHEPQRDDVAWESDRVAYRTYGQGLWQLESLVSSGIDVWLKRVRNLVITRWYAKGHDAYHIDTGEGADFFSVGQSLGAGGTAIWHEGRLFPARNFKSYRILAAGPLRAIVELHYEPWEVGGRQVSEVRRITIDAGQYLFREEVTFRAADSEPLTYAIGLVKREGVTGAWKQRDDWTWLGVWGPVERKNGGHGELGTAVLMPGDRLEAVRETNDHYLLLGRMRPGETVVHYAGAGWTAAGDFRQVEDWWAYLDRFVQRLREPLRVAILTPSTGALRTAPDTYTYAAVVDPAYVGPEGARVDGVRRYRTIGRALADVPADNDAPYVIFVRRGRYHEKLSIDRPFVYLIGEDRETTVLSYDDVAGGPCTDSPLRRALLARWQAENRSAQPRQPDRCGTRGSFTLRIAAPAVRVAHLTVENAFDYPAYQDSLRDLQAVAVLVDREADRTVFYDCVIRGYQDTLFVEGNRSYFRNCTILGHVDFIFGGGTAVFEACDLISRDRGRPNNGYVVAPSTPRSRPYGLIFYRCRLLKESPAMAPASVWLGRPWHPSNQPGLVSSNAVFLHCYMDDHIRPEGWTEMHGVDPMGERLFEYGSSGPGAHPDRPRLTAAEAVLYAPVHVLAGWTPWRDLV; encoded by the coding sequence ATGCGCTGGTGCAGGATTCTGCTGCTGGGACTGCTGCCGCTGCTGGGCGGAGCCGTCGAAACGCCCGAAGCGGTGCGCGTTCGCGTGGAGAATCCCTCGGATGTGGCGCGTCCCGACGAACTGGTCGAGCTGGCCTGGGCGCCGCTGGCCGAGCGGCTTCCGGCCCTGACGCCCGAGCAGGTGCGCGTGCGTGACGAGGCCAGCGGCCGGTCGGTCCTGCACCAGGTGGTGGACAACGATGGCGACGGGCGTCCGGACGTGCTGCTCTTTCTGGTGAGCCTCTGGCCCCGCGAAGCGCGCACCTATCGCGTGGAGGCCGCGGCCCCGGAGACGACCTTTGCCGCCCGGGCTTTCGCCTATCACGAGCCGCAACGCGACGATGTGGCCTGGGAAAGCGATCGGGTGGCGTATCGCACCTACGGCCAGGGCCTCTGGCAGCTGGAGTCGCTCGTGTCGAGCGGCATCGACGTCTGGCTCAAGCGCGTGCGCAATCTGGTGATCACCCGCTGGTACGCGAAGGGGCACGACGCCTATCATATCGACACGGGCGAAGGCGCCGACTTTTTCTCCGTCGGCCAGAGTCTGGGCGCCGGCGGCACGGCCATCTGGCACGAGGGACGGCTGTTTCCGGCCCGCAACTTCAAGTCGTACCGCATCCTGGCCGCCGGTCCGCTCCGGGCCATCGTGGAACTGCACTACGAACCGTGGGAGGTGGGCGGCCGCCAGGTGTCGGAAGTGCGGCGCATCACGATCGACGCCGGACAGTATCTGTTTCGGGAAGAAGTGACTTTCCGGGCGGCCGATAGCGAGCCGCTGACCTATGCGATCGGACTGGTCAAGCGCGAAGGGGTAACGGGCGCCTGGAAGCAGCGCGACGACTGGACCTGGCTGGGCGTCTGGGGACCGGTCGAGCGCAAAAATGGCGGACACGGCGAGCTGGGCACGGCCGTCCTGATGCCGGGCGACCGGCTCGAAGCGGTGCGCGAGACCAACGACCACTACCTGCTGCTTGGCCGCATGCGTCCGGGCGAAACCGTCGTGCACTATGCCGGGGCAGGATGGACGGCGGCCGGCGACTTCCGCCAGGTCGAAGACTGGTGGGCGTATCTGGATCGCTTCGTGCAGCGCCTTCGAGAGCCGCTTCGGGTGGCGATCCTCACGCCATCGACCGGCGCCCTGCGCACCGCGCCCGACACGTACACCTACGCCGCCGTGGTCGATCCGGCTTACGTCGGCCCCGAAGGAGCGCGCGTGGACGGGGTGCGGCGCTACCGGACCATCGGCCGGGCGCTGGCCGACGTGCCGGCCGACAACGACGCCCCCTACGTGATCTTCGTGCGGCGTGGCCGCTACCATGAGAAGCTTTCCATCGACCGGCCCTTCGTCTATCTGATCGGCGAAGATCGGGAGACGACCGTGCTCTCCTACGACGACGTGGCGGGTGGTCCCTGTACCGACAGCCCGCTGCGGCGGGCGCTGCTGGCACGCTGGCAGGCCGAAAACCGCTCGGCACAGCCCCGCCAACCCGACCGTTGCGGTACGCGGGGCAGCTTCACGCTGCGCATTGCCGCCCCTGCGGTGCGCGTCGCCCATCTGACCGTGGAAAACGCCTTCGACTATCCGGCCTATCAGGACAGCCTGCGCGACCTGCAGGCCGTAGCCGTGCTCGTCGATCGCGAGGCCGACCGCACCGTCTTCTACGACTGCGTGATTCGTGGCTATCAGGACACGCTCTTCGTCGAGGGCAACCGGAGCTATTTTCGCAACTGTACGATTCTCGGCCATGTCGACTTCATTTTCGGCGGGGGCACGGCCGTTTTCGAAGCCTGCGATCTGATTTCGCGGGATCGCGGCCGGCCCAACAACGGCTACGTGGTGGCACCCAGCACGCCCCGGAGCCGTCCCTACGGGCTGATTTTCTATCGATGCCGCCTGCTGAAGGAATCGCCTGCGATGGCTCCGGCTTCGGTGTGGCTGGGACGTCCCTGGCATCCCTCGAACCAGCCGGGGCTGGTCAGCAGCAACGCCGTTTTTCTGCACTGCTACATGGACGATCACATCCGGCCCGAGGGCTGGACGGAGATGCACGGCGTGGATCCGATGGGTGAGCGGCTTTTCGAATACGGCAGCAGCGGGCCGGGAGCCCATCCCGATCGACCCCGGCTCACGGCGGCGGAAGCGGTGCTGTACGCGCCGGTCCATGTGCTGGCCGGATGGACGCCTTGGCGAGACCTCGTCTGA
- a CDS encoding prolyl oligopeptidase family serine peptidase codes for MDALARPRLKTVGLDRRTFLEALLGTAALGWRRWTPPEDYEAPARDAEAGSVLGAYGDWAAALAEDPPRLSLRWQETVDLAAWRQQARARVLALLGMPEPGAVLHAEVVARVAHDGLIIEDLRWQLPFGPPTRAYLLRPADASGPLPGVLALHDHGGDKFFGREKIVDPGTRHPLMVAHQEKLYDGRAWANELARRGYVVLVPDVMAFGSRRIRLADVPPRVRRGLPAREPETAEEIRAYNEWASWHEHMVARSLLAAGTTWPGVLLAELRGALDVLCRRPEVDARRIGCAGLSGGGWQTVLLAGMDERIRCAVVTCMLTTWRDLARNRSYTHTWMLYIPLLARDLDYPELLGLRVPAPTLVQCGRRDPLFTLPEMERAVQILQEVYRRAGAPTHFQGLFYDEGHRFNRSMQEDAFAWLDRWLHG; via the coding sequence ATGGACGCCTTGGCGAGACCTCGTCTGAAAACCGTGGGACTGGATCGCCGCACCTTCCTTGAAGCCCTGCTGGGCACGGCGGCGCTGGGATGGCGCCGGTGGACGCCGCCGGAGGATTACGAAGCCCCGGCGCGTGACGCCGAAGCCGGCTCGGTGCTCGGCGCTTACGGCGACTGGGCGGCCGCGCTGGCCGAAGATCCACCCCGGCTGTCGCTTCGCTGGCAGGAGACCGTGGATCTGGCAGCGTGGCGGCAGCAGGCGCGCGCCCGGGTACTGGCGTTGCTGGGCATGCCGGAGCCCGGTGCGGTGCTCCATGCCGAGGTAGTGGCCCGCGTTGCGCACGACGGTCTGATCATCGAGGACCTGCGCTGGCAGCTTCCCTTCGGGCCGCCCACGCGGGCCTATCTGCTGCGTCCGGCCGACGCTTCGGGTCCGTTACCGGGTGTGCTGGCCCTGCACGATCATGGCGGCGACAAATTCTTCGGGCGCGAGAAGATCGTCGATCCGGGCACGCGCCATCCCCTCATGGTTGCCCATCAGGAAAAGCTCTACGATGGACGGGCCTGGGCGAACGAACTGGCACGGCGGGGCTACGTGGTGCTGGTGCCCGATGTGATGGCCTTCGGCAGCCGGCGCATCCGGCTGGCCGACGTGCCGCCACGTGTCCGGCGCGGGTTGCCCGCCCGGGAGCCCGAGACCGCCGAGGAAATCCGGGCCTACAACGAATGGGCGTCGTGGCACGAACACATGGTGGCCCGTTCGCTGCTGGCGGCCGGTACGACCTGGCCGGGCGTGCTGCTGGCCGAGTTGCGCGGGGCGCTCGATGTACTCTGCAGACGACCGGAAGTGGACGCTCGCCGCATCGGGTGCGCGGGGCTTTCGGGCGGCGGCTGGCAGACCGTGCTGCTGGCGGGGATGGACGAGCGCATCCGCTGTGCCGTGGTGACCTGCATGCTCACCACCTGGCGCGACCTGGCCCGCAATCGGAGCTACACGCACACCTGGATGCTCTACATTCCGCTGCTGGCCCGTGACCTGGACTACCCCGAATTGCTGGGGCTGCGGGTGCCCGCTCCAACGCTTGTGCAGTGCGGCCGCCGGGACCCGCTGTTTACACTCCCGGAAATGGAACGGGCCGTACAGATCCTGCAGGAAGTGTATCGACGGGCTGGCGCGCCCACGCATTTTCAGGGCCTGTTCTACGACGAAGGCCACCGCTTCAATCGAAGCATGCAGGAAGACGCGTTCGCCTGGCTGGACCGGTGGCTGCACGGGTAG
- a CDS encoding DUF6515 family protein: protein MRMLKSLFALLLIGMLSAGLSPNAAQAHPKRVVKVLPHGHVVVHVGKVRYHYHAGVFYRPVRGGFVVVRAPVGAIVPVLPVAYRVVHVHGRVYYCHNGVYYRPIRHHGRTAYMVVDLHLDL from the coding sequence ATGCGTATGCTGAAGTCGTTGTTTGCCCTGCTGCTGATCGGTATGCTGAGCGCTGGACTGAGCCCAAACGCCGCTCAGGCCCATCCGAAGCGTGTCGTCAAAGTGCTTCCACATGGCCACGTGGTGGTGCATGTCGGAAAGGTGCGCTATCACTACCATGCGGGCGTCTTCTACCGGCCGGTACGGGGCGGCTTCGTGGTGGTGCGGGCCCCCGTCGGTGCGATCGTGCCGGTGCTGCCGGTCGCCTACCGCGTGGTGCATGTCCACGGGCGCGTGTACTACTGCCACAACGGCGTCTACTATCGCCCGATCCGACACCACGGCCGCACGGCCTACATGGTGGTCGATCTGCACCTGGACCTGTAG
- the mobA gene encoding molybdenum cofactor guanylyltransferase, whose translation MSPPNADLTALLLAGGRSRRFGTDKARAVVGGVPMLRRIYETACALTPHVLLSVRADGDFYLDLVPLEVPRLLDPVPDAGPLAGLVAGLRAAQTPWLLALACDLPFLTDDTLRQLLAARSPETAAVVPVTPDGHRQPLCALYHVDVLRPVAEAWLAAGRHALQALLDRLSVTTLPVPDAPLRNVNTPDDLLAERVGPERHISGGRSPARD comes from the coding sequence ATGTCGCCGCCGAACGCTGACCTGACCGCCCTGCTGCTGGCCGGCGGACGCAGTCGCCGCTTCGGCACGGACAAGGCTCGGGCCGTGGTAGGGGGCGTACCCATGCTCCGGCGCATTTACGAGACGGCCTGCGCGCTCACGCCACACGTGCTGCTGAGCGTCCGGGCTGACGGCGACTTCTACCTCGACCTGGTGCCACTGGAGGTCCCCCGTCTGCTTGATCCCGTCCCGGACGCCGGCCCGCTGGCGGGTCTGGTGGCCGGTCTCCGGGCGGCGCAGACGCCCTGGCTGCTGGCACTGGCCTGTGACCTGCCCTTCCTGACCGACGACACACTCCGGCAACTGCTGGCCGCCCGCTCACCGGAAACCGCCGCCGTCGTGCCCGTCACACCCGACGGCCACCGCCAGCCGCTCTGTGCACTCTACCACGTGGACGTGTTGCGCCCGGTAGCTGAAGCCTGGCTCGCCGCCGGTCGCCATGCGCTGCAGGCGCTACTCGATCGGCTTTCCGTCACGACGCTGCCCGTTCCGGACGCACCGCTACGTAACGTCAACACGCCCGACGATCTACTCGCCGAGCGCGTCGGTCCGGAGCGGCACATCTCCGGTGGGCGGTCGCCTGCGCGTGATTAA